In the genome of Ignavibacteriales bacterium, one region contains:
- a CDS encoding O-antigen ligase family protein: MNLKLLLPAIMISIAVVIIPHYLIVMILLSAFIFIKEIISKELLLPLICFVMITASGETFEFIRNIINLSCTIVLIYLFVNKYGLRLSDYPRVPNKVLSFVIWFLLAMLISSSVSGFQLQSIVAIVRTITFFVIIYLFYSLINNQNQLYRLLLAFMVSTFVISLTIYYEVIQEGFNFFLISGILARYSGAYQGYNFIGYLMMVSTLIAFFFMLNRNGSKLLVGFYVLNNLIILMILNSRLAFFGTFIGIVIIIFMLKRKYFYALILSSILVLLLFLVVPVLNDYLQAYIRIESITERDDIWSQGMAMTVDHLFLGVGPELYPTKVYSYYSAEYTSKWEGKTAEEIGRESPHNYLLLMFSENGLLGFCSILFLYYLYFYHGIKAMKFYKVYNKDIYIFSLFITLIGILIMIRSFFEVDGILGYGFLSRDITFWLLFIFLIKLNINQKSPKIFSIPNYT; the protein is encoded by the coding sequence ATGAATTTAAAACTTCTTTTACCTGCAATCATGATATCAATCGCAGTTGTCATTATCCCACATTATTTAATTGTAATGATACTTTTAAGCGCATTTATTTTTATTAAAGAAATAATTTCTAAAGAACTATTGCTTCCACTGATATGCTTTGTAATGATTACGGCATCAGGAGAAACGTTCGAATTTATTAGAAATATTATCAATCTTAGTTGTACAATTGTTCTTATCTATCTTTTTGTTAATAAGTATGGCTTAAGATTGTCTGACTATCCCCGGGTACCAAATAAAGTTTTAAGTTTTGTGATATGGTTTCTCCTAGCGATGTTGATTAGCAGTAGTGTTTCGGGTTTTCAGCTTCAAAGTATCGTTGCTATAGTAAGAACAATAACATTTTTTGTAATTATTTACCTTTTCTATTCTTTGATAAATAATCAGAACCAACTTTACCGGTTGCTTTTAGCTTTTATGGTTTCCACATTTGTCATAAGTCTAACAATCTATTATGAGGTAATTCAGGAAGGTTTTAATTTTTTCTTAATTAGTGGGATCCTTGCTAGATATTCAGGGGCTTATCAAGGGTATAATTTCATCGGATATCTTATGATGGTTTCAACACTCATTGCATTTTTCTTTATGCTGAATAGAAATGGATCCAAATTGTTAGTTGGTTTCTATGTTCTGAACAACCTAATAATTCTAATGATTCTTAATTCTCGATTAGCATTTTTTGGGACTTTTATTGGCATAGTAATAATCATTTTTATGTTGAAAAGAAAATATTTTTACGCGCTTATCTTGTCATCTATTTTAGTGTTACTTTTATTCTTGGTAGTTCCGGTATTAAATGACTATTTACAGGCATATATCAGAATCGAATCTATAACTGAGAGAGATGACATTTGGTCTCAAGGAATGGCAATGACTGTGGATCATTTATTTTTGGGAGTTGGGCCTGAACTTTATCCTACAAAAGTCTATAGTTACTATTCTGCTGAATATACATCGAAATGGGAAGGGAAGACGGCGGAAGAAATTGGTAGAGAATCACCTCATAATTATTTACTACTAATGTTTTCCGAAAATGGACTTTTAGGTTTTTGTTCTATCCTCTTCCTTTACTACTTATATTTTTATCATGGAATAAAAGCGATGAAATTTTATAAAGTTTATAATAAGGATATTTATATTTTTTCATTGTTCATAACTCTAATTGGGATTTTAATCATGATTAGATCATTTTTTGAAGTTGACGGAATCTTAGGTTATGGTTTTCTATCGAGAGATATAACATTTTGGCTTTTATTTATCTTTTTGATAAAATTAAATATTAATCAGAAATCACCTAAGATTTTTAGTATTCCTAATTACACGTGA
- a CDS encoding SIS domain-containing protein yields the protein MNTALEKVSQQEIDKFIELIIDAYEKEKMIFVIGNGGSAANASHFAQDLAKGTRKNLEQGKRIKALSLTDNLPFITALGNDDGYETIFEQQLRTFAKAGDILIAISGSGNSPNIIKAVEWANKNGMTTIGITGFNGGKLRKINTHSVHVPLDDMCTSEGIHSSIMHYVILELWKYI from the coding sequence ATGAATACAGCGCTTGAAAAGGTGAGCCAGCAGGAGATCGATAAATTCATCGAGCTAATTATTGATGCATATGAAAAAGAAAAAATGATTTTTGTAATCGGGAATGGTGGATCAGCAGCAAACGCATCACACTTTGCACAGGATTTAGCAAAAGGTACAAGAAAAAATCTGGAACAAGGAAAACGAATAAAAGCATTAAGTCTTACAGATAATCTACCGTTCATAACAGCATTAGGTAATGACGATGGTTATGAAACAATATTTGAGCAGCAACTAAGAACCTTCGCAAAAGCAGGCGATATATTAATTGCAATAAGTGGTTCCGGCAACAGCCCGAATATCATTAAAGCAGTTGAGTGGGCAAATAAAAACGGAATGACTACAATTGGTATAACAGGATTTAACGGCGGTAAGTTAAGAAAAATAAATACTCATTCAGTACATGTTCCCCTTGATGATATGTGTACTTCCGAAGGTATTCACTCAAGCATTATGCACTATGTTATTTTGGAGTTGTGGAAATATATTTAG
- a CDS encoding nucleotidyltransferase family protein encodes MKAFLLAAGLGTRLKPITDEIPKCLVNICGTPLLGWWIKLFEHHNIDDVLINLHHLPEKVVEYIKTQKTKVNFHFFYEEKLLGSAGTLRENKNFVAGEECFFICYADNLTNYNLKNFLSFHKEIPAHFSMALFNSDNPTSKGIAVLDEQNRIIEFEEKPARPKSNIANAGMYISSPVILEKIPVKEIADIGFDLLPLLKSEMYGWQTEDYLIDIGTPSDMIKAEKEWNNILKGETK; translated from the coding sequence ATGAAAGCTTTTCTACTTGCTGCCGGATTAGGAACCAGGCTAAAACCAATCACTGATGAAATTCCAAAATGTCTTGTAAATATTTGCGGGACACCGTTACTGGGATGGTGGATAAAACTATTTGAACATCACAATATCGATGACGTTCTTATTAATCTTCATCATTTACCTGAAAAAGTTGTTGAGTACATAAAAACACAAAAGACAAAAGTGAACTTTCATTTTTTCTATGAAGAGAAACTTTTGGGCAGCGCTGGTACATTGAGAGAAAATAAAAACTTTGTTGCCGGGGAAGAATGTTTTTTTATTTGTTATGCTGATAATTTGACTAATTATAATCTCAAAAATTTTTTAAGTTTTCATAAAGAAATACCAGCTCACTTCAGTATGGCTTTATTTAATAGTGATAATCCTACATCAAAAGGTATAGCGGTTTTGGATGAACAAAATAGAATTATAGAATTTGAAGAAAAACCAGCTCGTCCAAAGTCGAATATTGCAAATGCAGGAATGTATATATCATCACCAGTTATTCTGGAAAAAATTCCGGTAAAAGAAATTGCTGATATTGGTTTCGATCTGCTACCGCTACTGAAAAGTGAGATGTATGGATGGCAGACTGAAGACTACTTAATTGATATCGGAACTCCATCTGACATGATAAAAGCCGAAAAGGAATGGAATAATATTTTAAAAGGAGAAACTAAATGA
- a CDS encoding GDP-mannose 4,6-dehydratase: MSLVLVTGGAGFIGSHTVDKLISLGYDVRILDNLQKPVHLKGMPAYLNPKAEFILGDIREKSVLEKALKDVEYIYHLAAYQDYLPDFSTFFHVNAVSTALIYEIIVEKKLQVKKIVTASSQFVQGEGLYKKKDGKLISPSQRPIEQLEKGEWDWKDENGELMEWQWTPESHANPPNAYAISKYSQELTTISFGKRYSIPSVAMRYSIVQGPRQSFYNAYSGACRIFNLHYFFDKAPTLYEDGLQKRDFINIHDVVDANILALQNDSADYEVFCVGSGKDYTVKEFAEVVAKVHNKEHIVAKIPGEFRVGDTRNTCSDNSKLKKLGWNPHRTIEDSVVEYYAYLKEQTDIDDILEYAEKTMKQLNVVRKVTKN, from the coding sequence TATGATGTTAGAATACTCGATAACCTGCAAAAGCCGGTTCATTTAAAAGGAATGCCTGCATATCTTAATCCCAAAGCTGAGTTTATTCTCGGTGATATAAGAGAAAAATCCGTTCTGGAAAAAGCATTAAAAGATGTTGAATATATTTATCACCTTGCTGCTTACCAGGATTACCTTCCTGACTTCTCAACATTCTTTCATGTAAATGCAGTAAGTACTGCGTTGATATATGAAATTATAGTTGAAAAAAAACTACAAGTAAAAAAAATCGTTACTGCTTCATCTCAATTCGTTCAGGGAGAAGGTCTTTATAAAAAAAAGGATGGTAAATTAATTTCGCCATCTCAAAGACCAATTGAACAGCTTGAAAAAGGGGAGTGGGATTGGAAAGATGAAAATGGAGAGTTAATGGAATGGCAGTGGACTCCTGAATCTCACGCAAATCCGCCAAACGCTTATGCAATTTCAAAGTATTCGCAAGAGCTTACAACAATTTCATTTGGTAAACGATACTCAATACCTTCTGTTGCAATGAGATATTCGATTGTTCAGGGACCCCGTCAATCATTTTACAATGCTTATTCAGGAGCCTGTAGAATATTTAATCTTCATTATTTCTTTGACAAAGCTCCAACATTATATGAAGATGGTTTGCAGAAAAGAGATTTTATAAACATACATGATGTTGTTGATGCAAACATACTCGCGCTGCAAAATGATAGCGCAGATTATGAGGTATTTTGTGTAGGCAGTGGAAAAGATTATACGGTGAAAGAATTTGCTGAAGTTGTTGCAAAGGTACATAATAAGGAACATATCGTTGCGAAAATTCCTGGTGAGTTCCGGGTAGGCGACACAAGAAACACATGTTCGGATAATTCAAAATTAAAAAAGTTAGGATGGAATCCACATAGAACCATTGAAGATTCTGTTGTTGAATACTATGCCTATTTAAAGGAACAAACTGATATTGACGATATTTTAGAATACGCAGAAAAGACAATGAAACAGTTGAATGTAGTAAGAAAGGTTACTAAAAACTGA